GAGATGGTCAAGATTTCCTCCTTCGGAACCTTCCAGGTCCGCAGCAAGCGCCAGCGCATCGGACGCAATCCCAAGACCGGTGAAGAAGTGCCAATCCTGCCGCGCCGCGTGCTGACTTTCCGCGCATCGAATGTGCTGAAAGAACGCATCAACAAAGACGGCGAATAAATCCAATCCTGTTTTCGAAGCAACAGTATTAAGGACCACCAAGAATGACGACGAATAACCAATCGTTGAAGCCCGGCGCACAGCCCGATGCCGGCGCTGACCAGCAGGTCACCCAGAAAATCCCCAACCGCCGCCCGATGAAGCAAAAGCAGTCGGCGCAGAAATCGGCGGGCGCGTTCCGCACGATTTCCGAAGTGGCCGATGATCTGGGCGTTGAACAGCACGTGCTGCGTTTCTGGGAAACCAAATTCTCGCAGATCAAGCCGCTCAAGCGTGGCGGCGGCCGTCGCTACTACCGTCCCGAAGATGTCGAATTGCTGAAAAGCATCTATAACCTTCTCTATCAGGAAGGCTATACGATCAAGGGCGTGCAGAAGCTGCTCTCCAACACCCGCGGCGCGGCTTCGCGCGGCGACGACAGCATCTCCAAAGCCGTCCAGAAGAACAAGGCCGAGCTGCAATCGATGCTCGACGACCTGAAATCCATGCGCAAGCTGATCGGCTAATTCCGAACCGCTTCCCGCTTAAAGAACCCCGGCCAGAGTGCCGGGGTTTTTTATTGGGTTTCTGCATCCCCGCGAAAGCGGGGATCCTGTGGGCATTGTGCGCGCCGAAAGCCGCAGGGATCCCCGCTTTCGCGGGGATGACGGTATGGGGTGAAGTGGGGTGCATTTGACAATTATTCGCAATCGCCTTACCATATTCAAATCTTGCGCGAAAGACCGGCACCAACCCGTTCATAACCTTGAGTGGACCCCATGCTGTACGAAACCGAATTCCGCACCCTGAAAGCCATCCATGCGCGCCTGCCTGAAGCACAGCGCGAAATCGTGAGCGTGCTGGCGGCGCTGCCGCCGCTTGCGGTTGTCGTCTATGGCGCGGTGCTGGTGCCGCTCGGCATTATCGGGATCGGCGGTTTATTGACGCTCAGCGTCACCTCGACGCTCGCAACGGGCGCGATGATGGCGCAGGCGACAGGGCAGCTGGACGCGCAAAAACTCGCGGCATTGCCGAAGCGCGTATGGCAGGCGCTTGAAAAATCCTTCACCAGCCCCGATACCGCTTCCGCCCCGCAACCCGCCGCCAGCGCGCCCGCCGCGACCGCGCAAGCCGCGCCCGATGCTGCCGTCATCACCATGCAATCGCCCTTCAACACCGCCGCGCTCCGTACGGTCGCCGCCGCCAACGATGCCCCGCGCAAAGCTCCGAAACCGGCGGCCAAGGGCATGGCGACCGCAAAATGACCTGTTTTTAAAGGGAAAAAGCCCCTTAAAAGCCCGAGAAAAGCGTGGTTGCAATCTTATGGGTACTTTGATACATTCCCCGCCTGTACCAGAAGTCGGACTGTAGCGCAGCCTGGTAGCGCACTTGCATGGGGTGCAAGGGGTCGAAGGTTCAAATCCTTTCAGTCCGACCATTTTTCCCACATTTTTGAAACTTTCGCGGGAAAGCCCGAAGCGCCGCCATGTCCGACGAAAAAATCACCCAGATACAGGAAGTCCTCGCGCATCAGGAGCAGGAGATTGCGACGCTCAACCAGATGGTCACGAAACAATGGGATGAAATCGATTTGCTGAAAAAACAAATTCGCAAATTGCAGGGTTCGTTGCAGGAAGTGACCGAGAACCAGACAACATCCACCGCCGAACAGGCCGCGCGCGACAAGCCGCCGCATTATTGATCTGAATTATTTCCCGCGCAGGCGTTTGCGGTTTTCTTCCACCGCTTTGCGGTAGGGGCGCAGGGCGGAGGTTAATCCCTGCAATTGCGTTTCAAGAATGGCGCTGGCATCCGTCGCGCCCTTGAGCGTCGGAAAAAAAGCGGGCAGCGATGCAAATGCCGACTGATTGAGCGTCAGCGCCAGCGAGATTCCGGCCACGAATTTTTCATGCCACATGCGGCTGATTTCGGCCATATCGAACGGCGCTTCGCCGCGCATCGAACGGCCCAGCATATCCATGCGGCGCGTGATGACTTCGCCCGATCCCAGCATCATCTGGCCTGCTTCAAACCACAGCGCCATGCTGCGGCTGAACAGGTCGCCGGCGGGCGCGGGTTTGCGGGGCGAGGGGCGTTTTTTGGGCATCGGCATCCTTGTTAACCTTTGGCGTAATCTAAGTCATTGATAGTCCATAGGCAAGGGAATTATTTGACATAAATAATATGGTCGGCTATAAAAAGGGTCAAGCCCGCTGCCAAAAACGGGCACGATTTTTACAGGAGCGTGTGATGGCTGAACGGTACAGAAAAGAAAACGATTACACCATTTCTGCAATTCAGGATTTGCCGAGCGGCGGTTTACTGACGCGCCAGTTCAACTTCGCCGCCGAACAGGTCACCACGATTTACGAACGCAAGGCCGAGAAGGAACATAGCCTCGGCAGCTACG
This sequence is a window from Alphaproteobacteria bacterium. Protein-coding genes within it:
- a CDS encoding integration host factor subunit alpha, giving the protein MSNQTITRADLSQAVYEQVGLSRNESADLVETVLEEVCKALERGEMVKISSFGTFQVRSKRQRIGRNPKTGEEVPILPRRVLTFRASNVLKERINKDGE
- a CDS encoding MerR family transcriptional regulator, which encodes MKQKQSAQKSAGAFRTISEVADDLGVEQHVLRFWETKFSQIKPLKRGGGRRYYRPEDVELLKSIYNLLYQEGYTIKGVQKLLSNTRGAASRGDDSISKAVQKNKAELQSMLDDLKSMRKLIG
- a CDS encoding SlyX family protein — its product is MSDEKITQIQEVLAHQEQEIATLNQMVTKQWDEIDLLKKQIRKLQGSLQEVTENQTTSTAEQAARDKPPHY